A window of Mucilaginibacter paludis DSM 18603 contains these coding sequences:
- a CDS encoding polysaccharide lyase — translation MIIKHKHLFAAASMAISALGFHTAQAQYPRVPPAMQAKSDSVMNAEKRRSDMVWEKIQPIIQADEKNGKPYIPWAAKASDLPQAKIPAFPGAEGGGAYSFGGRGGRVIVVTSLADSGPGTLRDACEQGGARIIVFNVAGIIRLKLPISIRAPYITIEGQSAPGDGICIAGESVWIDTHDVVVRFMRFRRGATDVTRRDDAFGGNPVGNIILDHVSGSWGLDEVMSFYRHVYDRSGAHDKLPTVNITVQNSIFAEGLDTYNHAFGSTLGGRNSTFMRNLWANNISRNPSVGMDGDFGFANNVIFNWWDRSIDGGDNKSLYNIINNYFKPGPITSADKPVGHRILKPESGRDKSNKGLFGRVYANGNIMEGYDKVTKDNWNGGIQIETMPDAGRYTDSIRVNTPFPMAKITMMTAQQSYDYVLKNVGAFLPKQDAVDKRIIEEVKTGKISYVEGTDNSNGSQWVKHRLPDDTYKKGIVTDPAQVGGYPEYKGTPYKDSDNDGMPDAYELKHGLNPHNAADAYQFPKNGGGYTNIEIYLNSLVPLGTIIPNLASK, via the coding sequence ATGATCATTAAGCATAAACATCTTTTTGCTGCTGCCAGTATGGCTATTTCTGCTTTGGGTTTCCACACCGCACAGGCACAGTATCCAAGAGTTCCTCCGGCAATGCAGGCTAAATCCGATTCGGTGATGAACGCCGAGAAGCGGCGCTCGGACATGGTATGGGAAAAAATACAACCCATTATACAAGCCGACGAAAAAAACGGGAAACCTTACATTCCATGGGCCGCCAAGGCTTCTGATCTGCCTCAAGCCAAAATCCCGGCATTTCCGGGCGCAGAAGGCGGCGGTGCCTATTCTTTTGGCGGTCGTGGTGGCCGTGTCATTGTGGTAACCAGTCTTGCCGATTCGGGGCCGGGTACCTTGCGCGATGCCTGCGAGCAAGGCGGGGCCCGTATCATTGTGTTTAACGTGGCTGGAATTATCCGGCTAAAACTGCCGATCAGCATCAGGGCGCCTTATATTACCATTGAGGGCCAAAGCGCGCCTGGCGATGGTATTTGTATAGCCGGTGAATCAGTATGGATCGATACTCACGATGTGGTAGTACGCTTTATGCGTTTCCGCAGGGGAGCTACCGATGTTACCCGCAGGGACGATGCCTTTGGCGGTAACCCGGTTGGCAATATCATTTTGGATCACGTATCCGGAAGCTGGGGGCTGGATGAAGTCATGTCGTTCTATCGCCACGTATATGATCGCAGCGGCGCGCATGATAAGTTGCCTACCGTGAATATCACCGTACAAAACTCTATTTTTGCTGAAGGTTTAGATACCTATAACCACGCTTTTGGCAGCACGCTTGGTGGCCGCAACAGCACCTTTATGCGCAACCTGTGGGCCAATAATATCTCACGTAACCCTTCAGTGGGTATGGATGGCGATTTTGGCTTTGCCAACAACGTCATCTTTAATTGGTGGGATCGTAGTATTGATGGCGGCGATAATAAATCGTTATACAACATCATCAATAACTATTTCAAACCGGGGCCTATTACATCTGCCGATAAACCTGTTGGCCACCGTATTTTAAAACCGGAATCGGGCAGGGATAAATCAAATAAAGGTTTATTTGGCCGTGTTTATGCAAATGGTAATATTATGGAAGGATATGATAAAGTAACCAAGGATAATTGGAACGGTGGTATACAAATTGAAACTATGCCCGATGCAGGGCGGTATACCGATAGTATTCGCGTAAATACACCCTTCCCAATGGCTAAGATCACGATGATGACAGCACAGCAATCTTATGATTATGTATTGAAAAACGTAGGAGCTTTTTTGCCTAAGCAAGATGCGGTTGACAAACGCATTATTGAGGAAGTAAAAACCGGGAAAATATCGTATGTTGAGGGTACAGACAATAGTAACGGCAGCCAATGGGTTAAACACCGCTTGCCTGATGACACTTACAAAAAAGGCATCGTTACTGATCCGGCGCAAGTGGGCGGATACCCTGAATACAAAGGCACACCTTACAAAGACTCTGATAACGACGGTATGCCCGATGCGTATGAATTGAAACATGGTTTAAACCCGCACAATGCTGCTGATGCTTACCAGTTTCCCAAAAATGGCGGCGGCTATACCAATATTGAAATTTATTTGAACAGCCTTGTGCCATTGGGTACGATTATACCTAACCTTGCCAGTAAATAG
- a CDS encoding DUF3826 domain-containing protein gives MKSTYIIFAFSIACALFSAGLYAQTATPAGDKATTVKSKSDPDVRAGQWVAALNLNDAAKEARVAAVITAHLMAVRDWNNNHPYTLTPEGINPITGKVFSKLERQLIINSTIPKTVHDDLMAGLRKDLTEEQVELILDKYTIGKVAFTMSGYKSIVPDLTQVEESFILTNLKLAREQAVDYKNIDQISVIFKIYKTKIEDYFNNNGRNWKQMYKNYADQAKAKKAAGNAKPAKP, from the coding sequence ATGAAAAGTACTTATATTATTTTTGCTTTCTCGATAGCCTGTGCCTTGTTTTCTGCTGGCTTGTATGCACAGACTGCCACACCCGCAGGCGACAAAGCAACAACGGTAAAATCCAAGTCGGACCCGGATGTCAGGGCAGGCCAATGGGTAGCCGCCCTTAACTTAAACGATGCCGCTAAAGAAGCTCGTGTAGCCGCTGTAATCACCGCCCATTTAATGGCAGTTCGCGATTGGAACAACAACCATCCTTATACTTTAACACCCGAAGGTATCAATCCCATCACTGGCAAAGTATTCAGTAAATTAGAGCGCCAGTTGATCATCAACTCAACCATTCCTAAAACCGTTCATGATGACCTGATGGCTGGCCTGCGCAAAGACCTGACGGAAGAACAGGTAGAACTGATACTGGATAAATATACTATCGGCAAAGTAGCCTTTACCATGAGCGGGTATAAATCCATAGTACCTGATTTAACGCAGGTTGAAGAAAGCTTTATTTTAACCAATTTAAAATTAGCCAGGGAACAGGCGGTAGATTATAAAAATATCGACCAGATCTCGGTGATCTTCAAAATATACAAAACCAAAATAGAAGATTACTTTAACAACAATGGCCGTAACTGGAAACAGATGTATAAAAATTACGCCGACCAGGCCAAAGCTAAAAAAGCAGCAGGTAACGCTAAACCTGCTAAACCCTAA
- a CDS encoding sialate O-acetylesterase produces the protein MKVQRSIAYVTVFLWAFTGAFKTEAQVKLASLFTDGMVLQQQSSVPIWGWDKAGARITVTTSWNKKVYSAVTGTNGKFIIKLATPVYGGPYQVTVSDGKPVVLNNVLIGEVWICTGQSNMEMPMKGFKGQPLIGTNEVILNSKNKNIHLFTVPRWSTTELQSDAKKSQWLEASPESVSNFSATGYYFGRLINKMLDVPVGLILCAYSGSSIQAWMDPVTLKAFPEIKVPAVGDSIKQVSRTPTTLYNGMLYPIIGYGIKGAIWYQGESNYDNPSQYQQLFETMVKTWRTQWGLGDFPFYYAQIAPYDYAQLPPYNKGGKYNSAFLRDVQRIEADKIPNTGMAVLMDIGEQVTIHPPRKEQSGTRLAYLALGKTYSIKGFGFQSPSYQSLTVKANTAVVKFKDAVNGLTSYFKELTTFEIAGADKHFYPAKAVINGSSVTVSSDQVKEPVAVRYAFKDFVVGELYGTDGLPVSSFRTDDWDYDAK, from the coding sequence ATGAAAGTACAACGTTCAATAGCTTATGTTACCGTTTTTTTATGGGCCTTTACAGGTGCATTTAAAACTGAAGCTCAGGTAAAGCTGGCTTCTTTGTTTACAGATGGCATGGTGTTGCAGCAGCAATCGTCGGTACCCATTTGGGGATGGGATAAGGCAGGCGCCCGCATTACGGTAACTACATCATGGAACAAAAAGGTTTATAGCGCCGTTACCGGTACAAACGGCAAATTTATCATTAAGCTTGCTACACCTGTTTATGGAGGGCCTTACCAGGTTACCGTGAGCGATGGCAAGCCGGTTGTTTTAAATAATGTTTTAATTGGCGAAGTATGGATCTGCACCGGCCAGTCCAATATGGAAATGCCCATGAAAGGCTTTAAGGGGCAACCGCTTATAGGCACAAACGAGGTTATCCTCAACTCAAAAAACAAAAACATCCATTTATTTACGGTGCCGCGTTGGTCAACAACTGAATTACAGTCTGACGCTAAAAAAAGCCAGTGGCTCGAGGCCTCGCCCGAATCGGTTTCCAACTTCAGCGCCACCGGTTATTATTTTGGCCGGTTGATCAATAAAATGCTCGATGTACCCGTGGGCCTTATTCTTTGCGCCTATAGCGGATCATCCATCCAGGCCTGGATGGATCCTGTAACCCTAAAAGCGTTCCCCGAAATTAAGGTACCAGCCGTTGGCGATTCCATTAAACAGGTAAGCCGTACCCCAACTACCTTATATAATGGCATGTTGTACCCCATTATCGGTTATGGCATTAAAGGCGCTATCTGGTACCAGGGCGAATCTAATTATGATAATCCATCCCAATACCAACAGCTTTTTGAAACGATGGTAAAAACCTGGCGCACCCAATGGGGGCTTGGTGATTTCCCTTTTTACTATGCGCAAATTGCACCTTACGACTATGCTCAACTTCCGCCATATAACAAGGGTGGAAAATACAATTCGGCGTTTTTAAGGGATGTTCAGCGGATAGAGGCCGATAAAATACCCAATACAGGTATGGCTGTATTAATGGATATTGGCGAGCAGGTAACGATACATCCGCCACGGAAAGAACAGAGCGGAACCCGCCTGGCTTATTTGGCGCTTGGTAAAACATATAGCATTAAAGGTTTCGGTTTCCAAAGCCCATCGTACCAATCGTTAACCGTTAAAGCCAATACCGCCGTGGTAAAATTTAAAGATGCTGTAAATGGCTTAACCTCTTATTTTAAAGAGCTGACCACGTTTGAGATAGCCGGAGCCGATAAGCATTTTTATCCCGCGAAAGCGGTAATTAATGGCAGCTCGGTTACGGTAAGCAGCGACCAGGTAAAAGAGCCTGTGGCGGTGCGCTACGCCTTTAAAGATTTTGTGGTTGGCGAACTTTACGGAACTGACGGCCTACCGGTATCATCCTTCCGTACAGATGATTGGGATTATGATGCAAAATAG
- a CDS encoding DUF5703 domain-containing protein has protein sequence MLWLVCCIAFAGSAKAQTDELNKCNIIWNSQSKNSGESMPCGGGDIGLNVWVEKGELLIYLSKSGTFDENNAFLKLGRLRVKLSPNPFDGKDFKQELVLQDGCVKINGSNGKLAAQVNVWVDVFNPVVHINITSNQPVKTEAALENWRDHDHPVLGKENNENSYKFAAKGNVKTRKDSVSFQQNTVTFYHRNRDSTVFDATVQQQGMQAVKGQLFNPLKNLIFGGIVQGQNLIPAGTYTGTYLNTPFTGWKLQSKKPSRSQNIELVLYSKQSATLTDWQVGLKTIIDKAKQTENIALNKSREWWHQYWSRSYIYIQPEQTNTAEWQAGRNYQLFRYMLGCNAYGTSPTKFNGGLFTYDPVLTDSTLKFSPDFRNWGGGLMTAQNQRLVYFPMMKAGDWDMMQPQFDFYLQALRNAELRTEVYWQHKGASFTEQLENFGLPNYAEYSTKRPANYDKGMEYNAWLEYEWDTVFQFCLMMLDIQRYTGKDISGYIPFIESCLTFYNEHYQYLAKQRGSKAFDGAGHLVFYPGSAAETYKMAYNSTTTIAALQTILNRLLALPPQYLNQEKRKDWALMLSRIPPMAYREFNGHKTIAPAQLWERINNVETPQLYPVFPWGIYGVGKPDLQTAIHTFNEDTDALKFRSAVGWKQDNIFAADLGLIQQAAELNVLKMKDSGRRFPAFWGPGFDWTPDHNWGGSGMIGLQEMLLQTDDKKIYLFPAWPKTWDVHFKLHAPYNTTVEAIVKNGKLELLKVLPHERMQDLVNLFLN, from the coding sequence ATGTTATGGCTTGTCTGTTGTATAGCATTTGCCGGTAGCGCCAAAGCTCAAACCGATGAGTTGAACAAATGCAACATCATTTGGAACAGCCAGAGCAAAAATTCAGGCGAATCCATGCCTTGCGGGGGCGGCGATATCGGCCTAAACGTTTGGGTAGAAAAAGGCGAACTATTGATCTACTTATCTAAAAGCGGAACCTTCGACGAGAATAATGCCTTTTTAAAACTGGGTCGATTGAGGGTTAAGCTCTCTCCCAACCCCTTTGACGGGAAAGATTTTAAACAGGAACTGGTATTGCAGGATGGCTGTGTGAAAATTAACGGTTCAAACGGCAAATTGGCCGCGCAGGTTAATGTTTGGGTTGATGTGTTTAATCCTGTTGTACATATCAATATCACAAGCAACCAGCCTGTAAAAACCGAAGCGGCCCTTGAAAACTGGCGAGACCACGACCACCCTGTTTTGGGTAAAGAGAATAACGAAAACTCTTATAAATTTGCCGCCAAAGGGAACGTAAAAACGCGGAAAGATTCCGTAAGCTTTCAGCAAAATACGGTAACGTTTTATCACCGAAACCGGGACAGTACTGTATTTGATGCCACAGTGCAGCAGCAAGGTATGCAAGCTGTAAAGGGACAGCTATTCAATCCGCTCAAAAACCTAATTTTTGGTGGCATTGTACAGGGGCAAAACCTCATCCCGGCGGGCACTTATACAGGTACCTACCTCAATACGCCATTTACCGGCTGGAAATTGCAAAGCAAAAAACCATCTCGTTCACAAAATATTGAGCTTGTATTATACAGCAAGCAATCGGCAACGCTTACCGATTGGCAAGTTGGCTTAAAGACGATCATTGATAAAGCGAAGCAAACTGAAAATATAGCCTTAAACAAATCCCGCGAGTGGTGGCACCAGTATTGGAGCAGAAGCTATATCTACATTCAACCGGAACAAACCAATACTGCCGAATGGCAGGCAGGCCGTAATTACCAGTTATTCAGGTATATGCTGGGTTGTAATGCCTATGGCACCTCTCCTACTAAATTTAACGGCGGCCTGTTTACTTACGATCCTGTTCTAACGGATTCGACACTGAAGTTCAGCCCCGATTTCCGCAACTGGGGCGGCGGCTTGATGACGGCCCAAAACCAGCGACTGGTTTATTTCCCGATGATGAAGGCTGGCGACTGGGATATGATGCAACCTCAGTTTGATTTCTACCTGCAAGCTCTCCGGAACGCCGAATTACGAACTGAAGTTTACTGGCAGCATAAAGGCGCCAGCTTTACCGAGCAACTGGAAAACTTTGGCCTGCCTAACTATGCCGAATATAGCACCAAGCGCCCGGCAAATTACGATAAAGGCATGGAATACAATGCCTGGCTGGAGTATGAATGGGATACCGTTTTTCAGTTTTGCTTGATGATGCTCGATATACAGCGTTATACCGGTAAAGACATCAGCGGGTATATTCCATTTATTGAAAGCTGCCTTACTTTTTATAATGAGCACTATCAGTACCTGGCCAAACAACGCGGTAGTAAAGCCTTTGATGGTGCAGGGCACCTGGTATTTTACCCCGGTTCGGCAGCCGAAACTTATAAAATGGCTTATAATTCTACCACCACCATTGCCGCTTTGCAAACCATACTGAATCGGTTACTTGCCCTGCCACCTCAATATTTAAACCAGGAAAAACGCAAGGACTGGGCCTTAATGCTTTCGCGCATTCCGCCTATGGCTTATCGCGAATTTAACGGGCATAAAACTATTGCCCCGGCACAGCTATGGGAGCGGATTAATAATGTAGAAACGCCGCAACTGTACCCTGTATTCCCATGGGGTATTTATGGCGTGGGCAAACCCGATTTGCAAACCGCTATCCATACTTTTAATGAGGATACCGATGCCCTTAAATTTAGAAGCGCTGTTGGCTGGAAACAGGATAACATATTTGCTGCCGACCTGGGCCTTATCCAACAAGCCGCCGAACTCAACGTTTTAAAAATGAAAGATTCCGGTAGGCGGTTCCCAGCTTTCTGGGGGCCGGGCTTCGACTGGACGCCCGACCATAACTGGGGAGGCTCGGGCATGATAGGCCTGCAGGAAATGTTGCTCCAAACCGACGATAAAAAAATCTACCTCTTCCCGGCATGGCCCAAAACATGGGATGTTCACTTTAAACTCCATGCGCCTTACAACACCACCGTTGAAGCTATTGTAAAGAACGGAAAATTAGAACTGTTAAAAGTTTTGCCCCATGAACGCATGCAGGATTTGGTTAATCTGTTTTTGAACTAA
- a CDS encoding glycoside hydrolase family 88/105 protein — protein sequence MKFFFAKSRALTLKRLWSCLFILVCQFVLPVCYAQTAPVKANDATAPLHLLKPAYITPYGETTQASVKAVLDRVYVYLNASTPYQLIDQKTNGVITDFSKLNSLSIFKPGDFRLISYEWGITYTGMLEAGAATGDRRYIDYTANRMKFLADAVAGFKIYLKTSPQTVTSVGSVLEPHALDDAGSMAAAMIKTSRSGLLKTELRPIIDNYVNYILTKEFRLSDGTLARNRPHPNTLWLDDLYMSLPALAQMGVLTGDTKYFDEAIKQYRQFAKRMFNTERGLYMHGWVQDMDPHPQFHWARANGWAILTKIELLDALPQNYPARTEILEMLKKHAAGLAQRQDATGFWHQLLDRNDSFLETSATAIYAYCFARAINKGWLDAKAYGPAALLAWNAVSTRVNGQGQVEGTCVGTGMGFDPAFYCYRPVNVYAAHGYGPVLMAGAEIYRMLQNHPFAINDSAVQITK from the coding sequence ATGAAGTTTTTTTTCGCTAAAAGCCGTGCCCTTACTTTGAAACGCCTATGGAGTTGCCTTTTTATACTTGTATGTCAATTTGTTTTGCCGGTTTGTTACGCGCAAACAGCACCGGTAAAAGCTAACGATGCAACTGCTCCGCTGCATTTGTTAAAACCTGCCTACATTACGCCTTATGGCGAAACTACGCAGGCCAGTGTTAAAGCTGTTTTAGATAGGGTATACGTGTACCTTAACGCATCTACACCTTATCAATTGATCGATCAAAAAACAAACGGCGTAATTACCGATTTCTCGAAGCTCAACTCGTTGAGTATTTTTAAACCCGGAGATTTCAGACTGATCAGTTACGAATGGGGCATTACCTATACAGGCATGCTTGAAGCAGGCGCCGCCACCGGCGACCGCCGGTACATTGATTATACCGCCAACCGGATGAAATTTTTAGCCGATGCCGTAGCCGGATTTAAAATTTATCTAAAAACATCGCCACAAACGGTAACGTCCGTTGGATCGGTACTGGAGCCGCATGCCCTGGATGATGCGGGATCAATGGCAGCGGCCATGATCAAAACAAGCAGGTCGGGACTTTTAAAAACGGAACTGCGGCCCATAATTGATAACTATGTCAATTATATTTTGACCAAAGAGTTCCGCCTGAGCGATGGAACTTTGGCGCGCAACCGCCCCCACCCTAATACCTTATGGCTGGACGATTTATACATGAGCCTGCCTGCCCTGGCACAAATGGGCGTGCTAACCGGTGACACTAAATATTTCGACGAAGCCATTAAACAATACCGCCAATTTGCCAAACGCATGTTTAATACCGAGCGCGGCTTATACATGCACGGCTGGGTACAGGATATGGACCCACACCCCCAGTTTCACTGGGCCAGGGCAAACGGATGGGCTATCCTCACCAAAATTGAACTACTCGACGCGCTTCCGCAAAATTATCCAGCCAGGACAGAAATTTTAGAGATGCTGAAAAAACATGCTGCAGGTTTGGCCCAGCGCCAGGATGCCACCGGCTTTTGGCATCAACTGCTCGACCGTAACGACTCGTTCCTGGAAACTTCGGCCACAGCAATTTATGCCTATTGCTTTGCCAGGGCCATAAACAAAGGCTGGCTCGATGCCAAAGCCTACGGCCCGGCGGCACTGCTGGCCTGGAACGCGGTGAGCACCCGCGTAAATGGGCAAGGACAGGTTGAAGGCACTTGCGTAGGTACCGGCATGGGTTTTGATCCCGCGTTTTATTGCTACCGGCCGGTTAATGTTTACGCGGCTCATGGTTATGGGCCGGTACTAATGGCTGGTGCCGAAATATACCGGATGTTGCAAAACCACCCATTCGCTATTAACGATAGCGCGGTGCAGATAACTAAATAA
- a CDS encoding polysaccharide lyase family protein, with protein sequence MSIRNPLNFILLFTVYSTIAFAAGYKQADTAMFTDQGDRVLLNNGIVSAVINKSSAHMMSYRYRGIEVLKDGYYSMDGGKSYAQPGHCEVSVKVNTPNLVDVMFKSRWQPGLRQQAFDIECHYVIEKGTAGIYCYALLTHEARYPQGRIGEWRYVWKLPDGVFDHINVDLLRNMDMPSADDYRNAERTTIPEAIKLKNGIKAGQYECKYNYSAAYYDIGTWGHTSNKNKIGAWMVLGGYDFLNDGPTQADLNAAAGINHLHFARNHYAGSVTSVATGEKWSKIFGPFLLFVNSSNDVPNALWADAQKRVAEEKAKWPYTWLTGVEEYPNSAHRGVLAGTFKINDPYKPDVKGANAWIGLTTPEVDWENDSKNYQYWVKTDNEGKFTIANVRPGQYTLHAYASGAVGEFEKQGINISSGETKQINTLTWVIPRDKGKLMWEIGIPNRTAIEFKFGNQYWHPFMWETYSPALPNPLIYNVGSSDWRKDWNYVQSAYWNNDGTLSQWPWKINFNLDKLPSVGGEATLTFAFASLDRARLVTFINDDITPFDTFLPTLKTGGNALIRQGIHAKYSTYVLKIPVSKLHRGNNSITLVSNSGKNRTDHIMYDYISMEIPQ encoded by the coding sequence ATGAGTATCAGGAACCCTCTGAATTTTATATTGCTATTCACCGTTTATTCCACAATAGCATTTGCAGCCGGTTATAAGCAGGCAGATACCGCTATGTTTACAGACCAGGGAGACCGTGTGTTGCTCAACAATGGTATCGTATCGGCTGTTATTAATAAAAGTAGTGCCCATATGATGAGTTATCGATATAGGGGCATAGAGGTTTTAAAGGACGGTTACTACAGCATGGATGGCGGAAAGAGCTATGCTCAGCCCGGCCACTGCGAAGTTTCGGTGAAGGTTAACACCCCCAATTTAGTGGATGTGATGTTTAAGAGCCGCTGGCAACCCGGGTTAAGGCAGCAAGCCTTCGATATTGAATGCCACTATGTTATCGAAAAAGGTACCGCTGGTATATATTGCTACGCTTTATTAACCCATGAGGCAAGATATCCTCAGGGCAGAATTGGTGAATGGCGGTATGTGTGGAAACTACCCGATGGTGTTTTTGACCATATCAATGTTGATTTATTGCGAAATATGGACATGCCCAGTGCTGACGATTACCGAAATGCAGAACGCACGACTATACCGGAAGCAATTAAACTAAAAAACGGTATTAAAGCCGGTCAGTATGAATGTAAATACAACTACAGCGCAGCCTATTATGATATAGGAACCTGGGGGCATACAAGCAATAAAAATAAAATAGGCGCGTGGATGGTTTTAGGAGGATACGATTTTTTAAATGATGGTCCCACTCAAGCCGACTTGAACGCAGCTGCCGGCATCAATCACCTGCATTTTGCCCGCAACCATTACGCGGGCAGCGTGACGAGTGTTGCGACTGGTGAAAAATGGAGTAAAATATTTGGTCCATTCCTGCTGTTTGTAAACTCAAGCAACGATGTGCCAAACGCGTTGTGGGCGGACGCCCAAAAAAGAGTAGCTGAAGAAAAAGCAAAATGGCCATATACATGGTTAACCGGTGTTGAAGAATATCCCAACAGTGCTCATCGCGGCGTGTTAGCAGGTACATTTAAAATTAATGATCCTTATAAACCGGACGTTAAAGGCGCCAATGCCTGGATAGGGCTGACTACTCCCGAAGTCGATTGGGAAAACGATTCAAAGAACTACCAATACTGGGTAAAAACCGACAATGAGGGTAAGTTCACCATCGCCAATGTGAGGCCAGGCCAATATACATTACATGCCTATGCCAGCGGCGCCGTAGGTGAATTTGAAAAGCAAGGTATCAACATATCAAGTGGTGAAACTAAGCAAATAAACACGCTTACCTGGGTCATTCCGCGTGATAAGGGAAAATTGATGTGGGAGATAGGGATACCTAACCGTACTGCAATCGAGTTTAAATTCGGGAACCAATACTGGCATCCATTTATGTGGGAAACGTACTCGCCTGCTTTACCTAATCCCTTAATTTACAATGTTGGCTCCAGCGACTGGCGTAAAGACTGGAATTATGTGCAAAGCGCCTACTGGAATAATGATGGCACTCTTAGCCAGTGGCCATGGAAAATCAATTTTAACCTCGATAAACTACCTTCAGTTGGCGGCGAAGCAACGCTCACATTTGCTTTTGCCAGTCTTGATCGCGCCCGCCTCGTTACTTTTATAAATGACGATATCACCCCGTTTGATACTTTTCTGCCAACCTTAAAAACGGGCGGAAACGCCTTGATTCGGCAGGGCATACACGCTAAATACAGCACTTATGTATTGAAGATTCCCGTATCTAAATTACACAGGGGCAATAACAGCATCACGCTTGTCAGCAACAGCGGAAAAAACAGAACAGATCATATCATGTACGATTATATCAGCATGGAAATACCGCAGTAG
- a CDS encoding FAD-dependent oxidoreductase has protein sequence MTTATNSIDRDGYHQSVWQVQSPLALSAPVPGDAVYDCLIVGGGITGLTAALLLQQDGKKTILTEAHTIGFGSTGGTSAHINTFADTTFLEAESAFGEEGAKQFAQAIKEGFQQIKTNIEQLAINCDYEDKVAYLYAEDKDEAKQLDDIYNGAIKVGVEVSRATTVPTTVSYVQALKFDGQAQFHPIKYLQALQKGYAAAGGIILENTLVESLSQEDDIHIARAGNVSIKAKKVIYATHLPPGINVFNFKCAPYRSYVMAVKLISGDYPDDLIYDMQEPYHYIRSHQIDGQQLLIVGGLDHKTGHEDPEKAFADLEKYIRQYYDVSAVKFRWSSQYYVPVDGLPYIGQMPLAAAGVYCATGYNGNGMMLGSVAARILADMVSGNESPYEKLFNPSRVKPVDSFTEFVKENADVAYHFVADRFGLNQLESLQQIEKGSGKLVEVEGKKIAAYCDEEGIIHALNPTCTHAGCVVNWNAEEKSWDCPCHGARYGIDGKVLTGPTTIDLQKIDNG, from the coding sequence ATGACAACAGCTACTAACTCAATTGATCGCGACGGATACCATCAAAGTGTATGGCAGGTCCAGTCCCCTTTAGCCTTATCCGCTCCTGTTCCTGGTGATGCGGTTTACGATTGCCTTATTGTTGGCGGCGGCATTACCGGTTTAACTGCGGCCTTGTTATTGCAACAGGATGGAAAAAAAACAATTCTTACCGAGGCGCATACTATAGGCTTCGGCAGCACCGGCGGCACCAGCGCACATATCAACACTTTTGCCGACACCACTTTCCTGGAAGCTGAAAGCGCTTTCGGCGAGGAGGGCGCAAAGCAATTTGCCCAGGCTATAAAAGAAGGTTTTCAACAGATTAAAACAAATATTGAGCAGTTAGCCATCAATTGCGATTATGAAGATAAAGTTGCTTACCTGTATGCCGAAGACAAAGACGAGGCTAAACAGCTTGATGATATTTACAACGGAGCCATTAAAGTAGGAGTAGAGGTAAGCCGTGCCACCACGGTGCCTACTACCGTGAGCTATGTGCAAGCGTTAAAATTTGATGGACAGGCACAGTTTCATCCAATTAAATATTTGCAAGCTTTACAAAAAGGTTATGCTGCTGCGGGTGGTATTATTTTGGAAAACACACTGGTAGAAAGCCTGAGCCAGGAAGATGATATCCATATTGCCAGGGCGGGCAACGTAAGCATCAAGGCAAAAAAAGTGATCTATGCCACCCACCTGCCGCCAGGTATCAATGTGTTTAATTTTAAATGTGCTCCTTATCGCAGTTATGTAATGGCTGTTAAGTTAATCAGCGGGGATTATCCTGATGATCTGATCTATGATATGCAGGAACCCTACCACTATATACGCAGCCATCAAATAGATGGACAGCAATTGCTGATTGTGGGCGGTTTGGACCATAAAACAGGGCATGAAGATCCTGAAAAAGCATTTGCTGATCTTGAAAAGTATATCCGACAATATTATGACGTCTCCGCGGTTAAATTCAGATGGTCATCGCAGTATTATGTTCCTGTAGATGGGCTGCCTTATATTGGGCAAATGCCGTTAGCGGCAGCTGGCGTTTACTGTGCAACCGGTTATAATGGTAACGGGATGATGCTTGGTAGCGTGGCTGCCCGCATCCTTGCTGATATGGTGAGCGGCAACGAGAGCCCCTATGAAAAATTATTTAACCCATCGCGTGTGAAGCCTGTTGACAGCTTTACCGAATTTGTAAAAGAGAATGCTGATGTGGCCTATCATTTTGTGGCCGATCGTTTTGGTCTTAACCAATTGGAGTCTTTGCAACAAATTGAAAAGGGCAGCGGTAAGCTTGTTGAGGTTGAAGGGAAAAAGATTGCCGCTTATTGCGATGAGGAAGGCATCATCCACGCCCTTAACCCAACTTGTACACATGCAGGCTGCGTAGTGAATTGGAATGCCGAGGAAAAAAGCTGGGACTGTCCATGCCATGGTGCGCGTTACGGTATTGATGGTAAGGTACTTACCGGGCCGACTACTATAGATTTGCAAAAAATAGACAATGGTTAA